The window gGTTAAATCAATTAGCCTAGCAAAGAGCAAAGCATTTAGTTTCTTTTGTTGGAGACTTTTTTCTTAtgtgtatgtttttttttttataggctttTTTCTTATGTGTATGTTACTTTCCTGCCTGTTGTTTGTACagataattttagttttttgtataATATATGATTTTACTTTCTGATCAGCAATTGAACATCTTGAAAGGGTTTCTCATCCTTTGCATTTTCCACTCAATGCAATGAATATTTAAGGAGCATACCTCTGCATCACCTAGAAATAGGTCATCAATCTCTTCAGCAGTTTCCATCCAATTTAACTGAAGCAGAAATTCGATTGTAAATAAGTCATCTTTGTCTCATTCCAGAAATTTATGATTAGCATATTTTAGAGAAAATATGTCCAACAGCTTACAGATTGAACTAAAACTGGAATTAAACCTTCTAGATCACATTTGTACTGCTTCTCCTGAATGATAAATACGAGCTTGTCTGCTGCTTTTAGAATAGACTGCAAGTGGAAAAAAGGGAAACAAGCATTTCAATGAATGTATCTCTAGGGTTTTTAGAGAAATGATATTAGAAtatcaaaatcatttatatGGTTTTGAAGAATTTCCCAAGCAGTATCTTGAGTCCTAAAAGCCCATGGAGACGAGACAGACAACAATACTATGACTCACCTTCTCTTGGATTATGGACTCATTGCCTTGCAATCTCCGACGCCCAATGATGGCAACAAGTGTTCCTTCTTCTATAACGTCAGCATCATCAAATGCAAAATCAATCTACAAAGAATAACTTGAAGTGATATTATAATGAGGTTTAAATTTCGAAAGAATATTATACTGACTCATGAACTAGCTTCATGCAAGGAGCACCAGctaatgaatattaaaaaaatatatttggaaaCAAATGAACAAATTCTTCTAGGAATTTGTTCTTCATTTTTGCTTCTGAtaagaatttgatttttcatatcACTTTGCACTTGTCAACCTGTCCATTCTAAAGATGTTTGAGATGCATTTGCATCAAGTCcatctctttttctttgggCAATTTACCAGAATAAATCCACAAGGCATTTATTCTGAGAGCATTCAAACAAAGATACAAGTAGAGCTATCTAAATATTCAGTACTCACAACCCTAAACAAAACGCAACCAACTTATTGGATAATAAGAATTTGTGCATACTTGAGAACAATCTTGGTAGTGGCCCAGTGGAATTCCTACTTTTGCTGCTTCACTTGCACTTGCGACAGACCTGCATCACACTAACTTAAAACATTGTAATGGAAAAATGAAGACTTGTAGAAAGGCTTTACATTacagaaaaatagaaaaggacCTGAGGACAATCTATATAGAAAAGGCAATGGACCAAGGAAGAATGGTGCATTAACTAGTGGTTGCACCAAAAGAAACTTAGGGAGAATGAAAAGGAGTAGAAAAGAATGTCTTTGTTCTGGTTGCATAAGTGGGCAATACATGGTATAATTAGACACTGACAACAAGTAGCACATACAATTTAGATCTATTTTGTCAATCAAAATAACCAGAAGATTCTTGGATGCAAAATAATTAGCTACTAGTGGTGAATATATGCCACACAAGCTCCTTGGATGTGGACTGCTATTAATCCGTACTGTCCAGAAAATgtgagggattatttgaattttaaaacaacaaataaaacgaGAGcattggagagagagagagcgggGTAAAAACTACCAGTGTTCATgagatggaagaaaaagaacTCACATGGGTATTCCTGTTATATCTTTTAAAGCACCAGTACGAAGTTGCCGACCCAAATATTGTATGGCCATATCAGAAGCATGACCAGATCCTAATCCAATCACCATCCCACTTTTGATGTAAGTATCCACCTTAAAAAGGAGACCAggtttataaatcaatttttctttcactgATGCCTAAATAATAGAAATTATACAAAAGATCTAGTTAAAGTCATAGCACTCAAAACAGAGAGATTGAAATCCAAATTATATTAGTTTGCCTAAAACTTGCAATTAATTAACTGCATCCAATTTTCTCCcccattttatatataatgtattCCCTGGTCAAACTGGTCTGGAATCAATCAGTAGTACATCCCGCGCTTGATTGGCGAAGGAAAGCCGGGAATTTAAAATATGGAATTTCAATATTAACTGGCCGGTCCTCTGTTGGTAACGATCTACGGTCAAGGGTTAATCGCTGAGGTGAATCTGGATCGGGATTGAGTTCTTTGCTCTGTGGCAAAGGGTCAAGGCTCATCCGCTCACCAGGAATCAAATGACTTTCTTTCTTTACTTATGTCCTTCCCGTATGAAACGATCAATCCCAGTCCAAAGTCTTGATCGGTTGAGCTCTCGTTCTCTATCTGGCCAGGTGATAGGTACTTtgctttctctttttattatatctatcttcttctattttattcatatatcgtcaattttcattcttatttatgCTCTTCTTTCCCCTCTTCTCTCATCgtcaaattcttttcttttaaaattttcacaaaatattataaaaaagataattttttttcatgtacaGCAATTCCACCAGAGAGAAttcaaccataaaaaataaataaataaaggacgCTTAGCAATTCACTGAAGCAAAGACTTACTacttttttttagcttttttttccttttcttccctagaCCACAATTTAACTTCTAACACCAAATAACAAAAGTTCCAAAAATAGAACCCCCATCCTAGAAGGACGAGCAGAAAATCATGATATTAGAAAAATGACTTTCTCCATTGTAATTACATCATACAAACCTTCAGTGTAATAATACAACACACCAAAGTTCCTATTCTTTTCCCCTAGCAAGTTCTAAAATTTTACCCTTCTCCCATTGCCAATGGTAAAAAAAATCTGCCCTTTCCAGAGTTCCACACCTTTCTAATCACCTTCCACACCCCCACCCCATGACCATTTCTCACTCCCCTTGAACCCCACCCTCCTTCCTAGAATTTTTGAATAATAACCTACTTCCAAAGAGAATCCCTCCCGGTCATGAATCTCCAACGCCACTTGCCAAGAAGCGCCATGGTCAGAGTAAGATTATGAAGGATTGGGTGATCATATTTACAAATCCTCCAAAATTAAGGGCAACagtttttactttattttacaAGGTGTATTTCCCGGGAAAAGGCCTAGTTCTCGACCTCTAATTCATTATCAAATGCAAGCAATTTAAAAACATCACATTTTTTAACTCTACCATCATGCTAAACCACTCCTCATTCAGTAGCATTAGGAATTCCCAtttcaaaacttcatttttcataaaagcCAATGGAGTTCAAGAATTGTTAGAGATACTGAATAATTCatgaatgaaaaatgataaatttggaTTTTGTTCCACCAATGAAACGTTGGACTAGCTTTTGCAATATCTGAAATAAATCAAGAATCTAGAACAAAGAACTTCTTTGTTAATCTGTCAAGACCCCCTTCATCCTTTATTATTAACATAAACAGTGGTTATGAATGGTTTTTATGGAGAGAAGGTGAAGAAAGCAAATGGTGAAGTATCAAAGCTCAAAGGAAGACTAGAATAGCTTAAGAGAAAAAACCAGGGATTAGTGAGGAAGGCAGTTGACTCAACTGTTGGAATCTCAGTGGATAAGAACAGATTCCAAAGTGAGCTTACAATTCCAAGATTTTGCACACTTTCATTGTGGCTTATTCAACCTTTACAGAGAGGTTTAGAGAGTCCCACCCAAATGAATTGCAAGCCCAAACTACAAGAGGAATGAGCTAAGAGCCCAAAACTGTAGAAGTGGTTGGCTATATTGTTAATCAATCATTCCCCAGATTGGAGTGAGCCACATTGAGACCAAAGTTTGTCCCAAGGATAAAGTGCATCCCCTTGCCAGTGAATCTAGCTAAAACGACCCAACATATGTTAATTGTGCACAATAGTTAGAATTTCAACAAGTTTCCAACTCTAACCATCAAGCCAGGATCCTAAACTATTCCAAGACCCAGAGAAGAGAAGGTTGAGCCCCAACCCCAAGGTGTACCAAGTCCAGTTTGGATTCTCCAAGCCTTGCTTCTAAGTCGGCCAATCACATGAACACCAGGATGAATTCCAAGAGGCATTATCTAGGGGATTTGAGCGAGAGAATTAACCCATCCAAACTAAAACCCCTTCCTGGTATCGAGAGTGCAGCAAGGGGCTTCTCTCACTTCAAATTCGAGGGGTTGGCTAAAAAGTTGTGTGACCCCCTTGACCTTAAGCGATCACTAAGATGAGGCATATCCAGGCTTCTAATCTAGAGGATAGGCTAAAGAAACCCTCAGCTTCCACCACAGAAAGTCATCCTCCACAGTAGGTGTCCCAAGAACCAGGACATCCATCAAAAGGTGACAAATTCCTAGCATAAACAGGAGTTCTAAGGGTTGTTGCCATTGAATCATTTTACTCTGATGAAGTTTACCATTTTCCACGTGGCATTTATTTTATCCACCCATATGCCATCTTGCTTAGATGCCACAGCCATATCTCAATATATTGAGCACAAAATTAGAAACCAACATTTAACCCTACACACATCTGATCCACATAAATGAGTCAGACAAATGCACCTATATGTCTAAAGATGTGATCTTATGTTAGCTTGTATGTAGTTGCTAGGTGAGATGATGAGAAATAAAATTGAGGCATTTACCCTTTACAATTAATGATTATGTCAGGCACTTGCACATGATCATTCATAGCCCAAGGCCTCAGTTTAAGGAGCTTGAACATTATATCCTTCCTTGTAGCATTTGTTATTTACCCTAATACCAACCGTCAATGAGGGTTTAGATTGCTTGCAATTCATCTTGCCTTAGGATATGAATAAGGATTTATCTTCTTTTCCTAATTACTAAGCCAGCCATtaagagatatttttaattagtcTAATTGTCAAGGCACCATTATCTAGAGAGCTAAGGTAATGATCCTTTAGAAAGTCAATTATTAGTGTAATATCACACATCGGATGGAGGAAAAAGTtcataaagatatatatatatatatatatatatatatatatatatatatatatatatatatatatatatgtatatgagcTTCTCTTAACTttgtaaatgtattttaaagtcGTTAGGCTCAACGGGACTAGagcggataatatctacatggtaGGAACTAGGTCATTACAAATGAGATCAAAGTCGATCCTTGACCCCAATGTGGGAGTTTGTTTGGCCTCACAAGGGGTGTgtgtttgtttggccccataaTTCCAAGAAGCACAATGAGGACATTGTCTCTACATAGAGGGcgattgtgatatcccacatcggataaaGGAAAAAGTTCCCGAAGCTATATATGTatagactcctcttaaccttgtagacgtgttttaaagtcgTAAGGTTTATTAGGCCCAAAGTtgacaatatctacacaattgGGAGCAAGTTGTTACAATTAGCCTTTTAGATTCTTATGAATTGACCTCTTATAGAGCCAAGGTATCTACCCTCCATAAAGTTGAGTGCAAGCCCATTATCTAGTAAATCTAGCTAAACCCACTATCATAGTGATCCCTCTTCCAAAACTCATCATCTCCTAACTTCCTGCTACAATGATGGCACAATCCCAACCATGTCAAACCCTAAGCATACCCTAATCCTTAATGACTAATAATGGGGCCAAGTTAGACAAACACTCAACCAAGGCCTTTTGTTTGTTAATGGGTACCTTCTACTCCATGGTGATGATGCCAATATTGAATTAGGCAcctcattctcaaataatacTTGACGGATAGAGATGGCACCCTCCctctattccttttttttttttttttttttttttgcagcatTAAAAAATCATCAACTAGTTAGGACCTTTTTTGTTAATGAGATTATAAAAGGTAACGGCTACAAGGAATTCATGTCTAAAGATACAAGCCCTTAATACTACAACAGTCAACTTCTCCAATCATCTAGATAAAGCAAGTCTCTTTCTCCTCTGCTCTTGATGGTGTGTTACATGATGAACAACATAATTGTTTGCTATTATTAATATATCCACACATTTTGAAGCAATTTAGTAGACATCATAGCCCTTAATTATCCAAGTTTGTCTTATCCTTCAAAGCAGGCAGTTCTCACAATTTTCAAGCTTTATGTAATGCTATGTAGGTATTTCCCTTCAAGATCTCAACCCCAAATGACttaggaaaataattttgagtatCGAGATGATCTCAGAGAAGTCAAGAAGGTTGCACAATGATTCGGAAGAGAGAACAAAGTAGCAAGATAAGtggaaaatcaaataaatactCCGAAGACCTAATGTCAACTAATTTAGAGTTTACAATTATTTCAGTGGGACAAAGGTGTCCAAATTGGGTGAAATAAAGCTTGAAAAATTCTAGACTCATTGAAGTACAAATCTGCCCATTTTTATCAAATTCTGAGGTCATATATACTACTGAAAAAATCACACTTCAGAGCAGAAATCGGAAAATCTGTTGAAGATGAAGGAAGGGATTTCAGGCATAACCTTAGAAAGGCCAAACACCCTTAAAAAGGCCCAAAACCTCTTCCTACTGGTCTAGGGTTTGGAGAGAACCCATTTAAACATCTTTCTATGGCTGAAAAGGAGGATTTTGGACACATTTGAAAAGAGGAACCAGGCACAATAAGAGAAGAAGAGTGGCAACATACGGGTTTTCTCATTCAGCACATCTATGAAGATTTCTTTGAGTTTTCCTTTATTCTTTACATGTGTAGTGTTAGGAACTTGATTATCCTTGATCCAGGACTTTAGGTTTTGATTCGTAGACTTTATTTTGCTTCCTTGAATCTGCAAGAACTCAATCTTGAATTGTCCAGTTTAGcgtagtttttaaaaattcaaattttctaggTCCCTAGTGGttgtttttatcaattttatgatgtttttaaTGCTTTTAGTGCTCAATTAAATTATTGGTTGGGGTAAGGATGATCTTGGGACTCCAAACATGAGGCTGGAAGTCTCCTAGACATAAAGAATTAATTATGCTCAGATCTGGTCTATTTGGTTGCTTGGAAAATTTAGAAGTAACACTTTTCTTATGCCTAAGGATCTAGTTTGCTAGATACATGTGCATATTCCTAATTCTTAGCACCAATATTGAGATTAGTGATTATTGGTGTGATTTAGCAAGGCTAGAATGTTAGGGTGAGCAACACATCGATCTTGAATAATGAAAAATTGGGTATCAAAAGGAGAAGATATTCTTTGGAAAATTGAAAGCTAAATGAGTTTAATGAATATATCTTCCATACGGGCTAAGGTAATCATTATACCCAAATGTATATTAAGGGATAAACAATGCCAAGTGTGAGGAGATTAATGGAATCCTGAGCCATAGTACTTTTAATCATTGATAAAAGTTAACTTTTATTCATTGAGTTTTGCTATTCTCCTAAAAA of the Vitis vinifera cultivar Pinot Noir 40024 chromosome 10, ASM3070453v1 genome contains:
- the LOC100240835 gene encoding probable ribose-5-phosphate isomerase 4, chloroplastic — protein: MASSAIPFSHLNLHLPLSRASLARADCLATTRCRFPSVTRSCLADASSALLQAAKHTVDTYIKSGMVIGLGSGHASDMAIQYLGRQLRTGALKDITGIPMSVASASEAAKVGIPLGHYQDCSQIDFAFDDADVIEEGTLVAIIGRRRLQGNESIIQEKSILKAADKLVFIIQEKQYKCDLEGLIPVLVQSLNWMETAEEIDDLFLGDAEVWRRPSIGHAGPLGGDFPLVTSEGHNILDVIFTSPILKLAEVAESLDKIDGVVEHGVISKIPCIAVITSDSGMYTVDNLQAVRER